The Gemmatimonadales bacterium genome has a segment encoding these proteins:
- a CDS encoding DUF86 domain-containing protein, whose translation MTELDRDVVRRKLAVIATNLDRLGGIEGLTLEQYRGDWMRVKATERLLQEVVEAAVDVNQHLLRAFAEGPSRDYRQSFVDLGRAGVIPPALAEDLAPSAGLRHRLVHEYDEVDDAIVLASVAKARRLYGAYLEAVERRVTQG comes from the coding sequence GTGACGGAACTCGATCGGGACGTGGTGCGGCGAAAGCTGGCGGTGATCGCCACGAACCTCGATCGGCTCGGCGGCATCGAGGGACTCACCCTGGAGCAGTATCGGGGCGACTGGATGCGCGTGAAGGCGACCGAACGTCTGTTGCAGGAGGTGGTCGAGGCGGCGGTGGACGTCAACCAGCACTTGCTGCGGGCGTTCGCGGAGGGGCCCTCTCGGGATTACCGGCAGAGCTTCGTGGACCTCGGGCGCGCGGGGGTCATCCCGCCCGCCTTGGCGGAAGACCTCGCTCCATCGGCCGGCCTGCGTCACCGGCTGGTCCACGAGTATGACGAGGTTGACGATGCGATCGTGCTGGCGTCCGTCGCGAAGGCCCGGCGGCTCTACGGCGCCTATCTGGAAGCCGTCGAGCGCCGCGTGACGCAGGGGTGA